The proteins below come from a single Candidatus Buchananbacteria bacterium CG10_big_fil_rev_8_21_14_0_10_42_9 genomic window:
- the dnaB gene encoding replicative DNA helicase, with protein MAKIEFLTKSEAKTGDKVPPHSLEAEQSLLGALVLDKDAIVKVADIINPDDFYKDAHRYIYEAMQTLYEKREPIDLLSLGNLLGERKQLDIVGGKSYLSGLANAVPTSSHVVNYAKIISKKATLRRLIHSSAEIADLAFDEDTDISETLDKSEQSIFAVSQKFLKRAFNPIKDILVEAFDRIDEIHKESGKLRGIPTGYNDLDNILGGLQKSDLVILAARPSMGKTTLAMDIARNVALKNKIPVAIYSLEMSKEQLVDRLLCSTANVDLWKMRTGKLSDHGENDDFTRIGQAMGLLSEAPIYIDDTANSNIMEIRTKARRLQSEHGLGLILIDYLQLMESFRQNDNRVQEVSEISRNLKAIARELNVPVLALSQLSRGVESRESHIPRLADLRESGSIEQDADVVMFIYREAMYHKDLPPDKQHLAEVYVAKHRNGPTGKIQLFFDENAVTFKSLSK; from the coding sequence ATGGCAAAAATAGAATTTTTAACAAAATCAGAGGCTAAAACTGGCGATAAAGTGCCACCGCACAGCCTTGAAGCCGAACAATCACTGCTCGGCGCTTTAGTATTGGATAAAGACGCGATAGTCAAGGTAGCGGATATTATTAACCCGGATGATTTTTACAAAGACGCCCACCGCTATATTTATGAAGCGATGCAAACACTTTATGAAAAACGCGAACCAATTGATTTACTTAGCTTAGGCAACTTACTTGGCGAGCGTAAGCAATTAGATATAGTCGGGGGGAAAAGCTATTTGTCAGGTTTGGCTAACGCTGTTCCAACTTCAAGCCATGTCGTTAATTACGCTAAAATAATTTCAAAGAAAGCCACCTTAAGAAGGCTTATCCACTCCTCGGCCGAAATTGCGGATTTAGCGTTTGACGAAGACACTGACATTTCTGAAACTTTAGACAAATCAGAACAAAGTATATTTGCGGTCTCGCAAAAGTTTTTAAAACGCGCTTTTAATCCAATCAAAGACATTTTAGTTGAAGCTTTTGACCGCATTGACGAAATACACAAAGAAAGCGGTAAGCTGCGCGGTATCCCTACCGGTTACAATGACTTAGATAACATTTTGGGCGGATTACAAAAATCTGATTTAGTTATTTTAGCCGCTCGCCCGTCGATGGGAAAAACGACTTTGGCCATGGACATTGCCCGCAATGTGGCGCTGAAAAATAAAATTCCAGTCGCGATTTATTCATTAGAAATGAGTAAAGAACAATTAGTTGACCGCCTGCTTTGTTCAACCGCGAACGTGGACCTTTGGAAAATGAGAACCGGCAAACTTTCTGACCATGGCGAAAACGATGATTTTACACGCATTGGGCAAGCCATGGGCCTGCTTTCCGAAGCGCCAATTTATATTGATGATACGGCTAATTCCAACATCATGGAGATTAGGACCAAAGCCCGCCGCTTGCAATCAGAACATGGCTTAGGCTTAATTTTAATTGATTATTTGCAGTTAATGGAAAGCTTTAGGCAAAACGATAACAGAGTACAGGAAGTGAGCGAAATTTCACGCAACTTAAAAGCCATTGCCCGTGAACTAAACGTGCCGGTGCTCGCGTTATCTCAGCTTTCTCGCGGCGTGGAGTCACGCGAATCGCATATCCCCCGCTTAGCTGACTTGAGAGAATCAGGATCAATTGAACAAGACGCGGATGTGGTAATGTTTATTTATCGTGAAGCAATGTACCACAAAGACTTGCCGCCGGATAAACAGCATTTAGCCGAAGTCTACGTAGCCAAACACCGTAACGGTCCAACCGGTAAAATCCAGCTATTCTTTGACGAAAACGCCGTCACCTTTAAATCATTAAGTAAGTAG